In the genome of Luteitalea pratensis, the window GTGTGGGCAGAACGGCATTTGCTGTGCGCGAGGCTGCACTCTGGTCAGCGCATCCGTCGCTCAGCCAGTGATTCACGGCACATCGGCGCAGACCACGATCGTCACAGGCAGGCCGCCCGGCATGAATTCGGTGATGTCGCACCTGAAGGGCGTGTAGCCACCGTCGTGCGTGACGACGAGCACGTCGTCGACCCAGACGGTGGCGCGATGATCGACCGCCCCGAAATGAAGGAGGATGCGGCAAGACTCCGGATCCCACGGGTCGACCGTGCGTCGGTACCAGCAACGCGGGATGAAGCCCGGATGGTGGATGCCGCTGGCCACGGTCTCCGGTGCGAACGGGACGACGATTGAGGCGCTCCAGACGACATCGCCAGGCAGGTGTCAGGCACCGGCAGGGTCGGTCGCGAAGTCCCAAGCGCCGTTCAGCAACTGCCAAGGGTCACGCTGCAGCTGGGGACGCGGGTATCGCCGGACGCCAGCGGTCCCACGGCCGTTCACCGAGCGGAGGACCCAGGAGCCGTGCACTCGCACTAAACGCGCGACAACGCCGTTCAGGGCGCACCTCGGCTGCTTGGCCTGGCATCGACGTTGCTGTGCGTTGTCGAATGGCGCGAGACGACAAGTCGGCACGACACCGCTTGACCGACTGGTTCCTCGAGGGCGTCCCCGAGCCAGAGGGCGCGTATGCCCCACCGCCGGAAGTCCATCAGTCGGCTTGGTGGA includes:
- a CDS encoding sugar-binding domain-containing protein, which translates into the protein MASGIHHPGFIPRCWYRRTVDPWDPESCRILLHFGAVDHRATVWVDDVLVVTHDGGYTPFRCDITEFMPGGLPVTIVVCADVP